From the genome of Nicotiana tabacum cultivar K326 chromosome 2, ASM71507v2, whole genome shotgun sequence:
GAGTTCGTAGGCTCCCATTAAAACCAATGACTAAACAACCAATTGCCCCATTGCCACCAACACGTCCTAAAATCTACAGAGTGGAACCTGTTAATTTCAAGGAAGTCGTCCAAATGTTGACTGCAGCACCTGAGTTTCAATCCAGCTCCGATTCTAGCTCTGGTTCTGGTTCTGGTTCTGGTTTCGGTTCTAGTTCTAGTTCTAGTTCCAGCTCGAGGCGTTTACAAGATGTGGCTCCTCCTCCACTTGATCTCTCACCAGTTTCACTACCAAGAAACAACAATATTGCTGCAGAATGGCGACAGTTCCTTCGTCCTTCTACCTCCTCAAACAACCGAGTTGAATCAATTAGTGCGGCCTACAATGACTCAACAATTGAAGCACAAGAAAGATCACATGGAACGCCTCAAAATCCATCAGAAAATTATTTTGGATCATGCAGTCCGCTAGCTAATTTCCCTTTATCGCCTGCTTCTTTT
Proteins encoded in this window:
- the LOC107776330 gene encoding uncharacterized protein LOC107776330, producing MDSYSYAAISSSSSSIPYPQEVKKSKPLPSYHSSFHGVRRLPLKPMTKQPIAPLPPTRPKIYRVEPVNFKEVVQMLTAAPEFQSSSDSSSGSGSGSGFGSSSSSSSSSRRLQDVAPPPLDLSPVSLPRNNNIAAEWRQFLRPSTSSNNRVESISAAYNDSTIEAQERSHGTPQNPSENYFGSCSPLANFPLSPASFAWCCSLLLSPSTLTSPRPVL